From the Streptomyces nigrescens genome, one window contains:
- a CDS encoding CTP synthase, whose protein sequence is MPPKSTTTKHLFVTGGVASSLGKGLTASSLGALLKARGLRVTMQKLDPYLNVDPGTMNPFQHGEVFVTNDGAETDLDIGHYERFLDVDLDGSANVTTGQVYNTVIAKERRGEYLGDTVQVIPHITNEIKHRIRRMATEDVDVVITEVGGTVGDIESLPFLETVRQVRHEVGRDNVFVVHISLLPYIGPSGELKTKPTQHSVAALRNIGIQPDAIVLRADREVPTAIKRKISLMCDVDEAAVVAAIDAPSIYDIPKVLHTEGLDAYVVRKLDLPFRDVNWTQWEDLLDRVHNPDHEVRVALVGKYIDLPDAYLSVTEALRAGGFANKTRVKLKWVTSDDCKTPAGAAEQLADCDAVCIPGGFGDRGVDGKVGAITYARENKLPLLGLCLGLQCVVIEAARNLAGIEGANSTEFDPAAADPVISTMAEQMDIVAGEGDMGGTMRLGMYPAKLAEGSIVREVYDDQPYVEERHRHRYEVNNAYRGELEKKAGLLFSGTSPDNKLVEYVEYPREIHPYLVATQAHPELRSRPTRPHPLFAGLVKAAVARKTGTAK, encoded by the coding sequence GGTGCTCTCCTCAAGGCGCGCGGTCTGCGGGTCACGATGCAGAAGCTCGACCCGTATCTGAACGTCGACCCCGGAACGATGAACCCGTTCCAGCACGGTGAGGTCTTCGTCACCAACGACGGTGCCGAGACCGACCTGGACATCGGCCACTACGAGCGTTTCCTGGACGTCGACCTCGACGGCTCCGCGAACGTGACCACCGGCCAGGTCTACAACACCGTGATCGCCAAGGAGCGGCGCGGTGAGTACCTCGGTGACACCGTGCAGGTCATCCCGCACATCACCAACGAGATCAAGCACCGCATCCGGCGGATGGCGACCGAGGACGTCGACGTCGTCATCACCGAGGTCGGTGGCACCGTCGGCGACATCGAGTCGCTGCCGTTCCTGGAGACGGTCCGCCAGGTCCGCCACGAGGTCGGCCGGGACAACGTCTTCGTCGTGCACATTTCGCTGCTCCCCTACATCGGCCCGTCCGGTGAGCTGAAGACCAAGCCGACCCAGCACTCGGTCGCGGCGCTGCGGAACATCGGTATCCAGCCCGACGCGATCGTGCTGCGCGCCGACCGTGAGGTCCCGACCGCCATCAAGCGCAAGATCTCGCTGATGTGCGACGTCGACGAGGCCGCGGTGGTCGCCGCGATCGACGCCCCGTCGATCTACGACATCCCCAAGGTCCTGCACACCGAGGGCCTGGACGCCTATGTCGTGCGCAAGCTGGACCTGCCCTTCCGCGATGTGAACTGGACCCAGTGGGAGGACCTGCTCGACCGCGTCCACAACCCCGACCACGAGGTCAGGGTCGCGCTGGTCGGCAAGTACATCGACCTTCCCGACGCCTACCTCTCGGTCACCGAGGCGCTGCGGGCCGGCGGCTTCGCGAACAAGACCCGGGTGAAGCTGAAGTGGGTCACCTCCGACGACTGCAAGACCCCGGCCGGCGCCGCCGAGCAGCTCGCCGACTGTGACGCGGTCTGCATCCCCGGCGGCTTCGGCGACCGCGGTGTGGACGGCAAGGTCGGCGCGATCACCTACGCCCGGGAGAACAAGCTCCCGCTGCTCGGCCTCTGCCTGGGCCTGCAGTGCGTGGTCATCGAGGCGGCCCGCAACCTGGCCGGCATCGAGGGCGCGAACTCCACCGAGTTCGACCCGGCCGCGGCCGACCCGGTCATCTCCACCATGGCCGAGCAGATGGACATCGTCGCAGGTGAGGGCGATATGGGCGGCACGATGCGGCTGGGCATGTACCCCGCCAAGCTCGCCGAGGGCTCGATCGTCCGTGAGGTCTACGACGACCAGCCCTACGTCGAGGAGCGCCACCGCCACCGCTACGAGGTCAACAACGCCTACCGCGGTGAGCTGGAGAAGAAGGCCGGGCTGCTGTTCTCCGGCACCTCTCCGGACAACAAGCTCGTCGAGTACGTCGAGTACCCGCGCGAGATCCACCCCTACCTGGTCGCCACCCAGGCGCACCCGGAGCTGCGCTCCCGCCCGACCCGTCCGCACCCGCTCTTCGCTGGGCTGGTGAAGGCCGCGGTCGCGCGCAAGACGGGCACCGCGAAGTAA
- a CDS encoding NUDIX domain-containing protein produces the protein MAIKDTPEEWTVTATTTPFTGNKTSVRTDEVVMPDGTTVTRDYQVHPGSVAVLALDGEGRVLVLRQYRHPVRQRLWEIPAGLLDIPGENPLHAAQRELYEEAHVKAEDWRVLTDVYTTPGGCDEAVRIFLARDLSEAEGERFEVSEEEADMELARVPQDELVRGVLAGELHNNCLVVGVLALTAAQAGAGLDALRPADAPWPARPFEA, from the coding sequence ATGGCGATCAAGGACACCCCGGAGGAGTGGACGGTCACCGCGACCACGACGCCGTTCACCGGGAACAAGACCAGCGTGCGCACCGACGAGGTCGTCATGCCGGACGGCACCACCGTCACCCGCGACTACCAGGTCCACCCCGGTTCCGTGGCCGTCCTCGCCCTCGACGGCGAGGGCCGGGTGCTGGTGCTGCGCCAGTACCGCCACCCCGTACGGCAGCGGCTGTGGGAGATCCCCGCCGGACTGCTCGACATCCCCGGTGAGAACCCGCTGCACGCGGCGCAGCGCGAGCTGTACGAGGAGGCGCACGTCAAGGCCGAGGACTGGCGGGTGCTGACCGACGTCTACACCACGCCCGGCGGCTGCGACGAGGCCGTGCGGATCTTCCTCGCCCGTGATCTGTCCGAGGCCGAGGGCGAGCGCTTCGAGGTCTCCGAGGAGGAGGCCGACATGGAGCTGGCGCGGGTGCCGCAGGACGAGCTGGTCCGTGGCGTACTCGCCGGTGAGCTGCACAACAACTGCCTCGTCGTGGGCGTGCTGGCGCTCACCGCGGCCCAGGCCGGCGCGGGCCTGGACGCACTGCGCCCGGCCGACGCCCCTTGGCCGGCCCGCCCCTTCGAGGCCTGA